The Arachis duranensis cultivar V14167 chromosome 2, aradu.V14167.gnm2.J7QH, whole genome shotgun sequence genome has a window encoding:
- the LOC107475596 gene encoding kiwellin-1-like, whose amino-acid sequence MKNNFGSKASFLLLCFLLITNYLYSSRAQQCRPSGRIEGKKPPPGQCNQENDSDCCKQGKMYTTYECSPQVTTHTKAYLTLNSFEKDGDGGGPSECDNQYHSDDTPVVALSTGWFNHKSRCHKKITIHGNGRSVEAMVVDECDSTMGCDADHDYQPPCPNNIVDASKAVWEALGVPKDNWGGLQITWSE is encoded by the coding sequence ATGAAGAATAACTTTGGTTCAAAGGCATCATTCTTACTACTATGTTTTCTTCTCATAACAAACTACTTGTATTCTTCTAGGGCACAACAATGTCGGCCTAGCGGCAGAATTGAAGGGAAAAAGCCCCCTCCAGGGCAATGCAACCAAGAAAACGATTCGGATTGTTGTAAACAAGGAAAGATGTACACAACATATGAATGTTCGCCACAGGTGACCACTCACACGAAGGCATATCTCACCCTTAATAGTTTCGAGAAGGACGGAGACGGTGGTGGCCCTTCAGAGTGCGACAACCAGTATCATTCAGATGATACGCCGGTTGTCGCACTCTCGACCGGATGGTTCAACCACAAGAGTAGGTGTCACAAGAAGATCACCATTCATGGGAATGGAAGAAGTGTTGAGGCAATGGTGGTGGATGAGTGTGATTCAACCATGGGTTGTGATGCTGACCATGATTACCAACCACCTTGCCCTAACAACATTGTTGATGCATCAAAGGCTGTGTGGGAAGCCTTAGGTGTCCCTAAGGATAATTGGGGTGGACTTCAAATTACATGGTCTGAATAA
- the LOC107475598 gene encoding uncharacterized protein LOC107475598, whose protein sequence is MADAPPPTPTELMRMVTELQQANQWMAEENQRMQNQIAQLVNARIEHNNDHHARQENDERRSNPTHVSETPQRSEGGDNNNEEGQRDDEEEERDNSAGPFTADIMNFQLPRQFTLPTTLTPYDGLGDPKQHVKKFRSIMIVNGTSDPILCRCFPSFLDGPALDWFCSLPADSISRFQELARQFEDHFAASAIYLHDSDYLTTIKQGPQESLKDYITRFTKVAMRIPDLHPEVHLHAIKSGLHPGKFQETIAVTKPKTLAEFREKAKGQIDVEELRQARKTERSPMSKDDDKPRDNKKTFKPVPRYDSYTQFNTKRDDIIKEILNSKLIRPPRKAGNYPESKGVDKSKYCTFHQKHGHTTDECVIAKDLLERLARQGHLDKFIAGHMQRNTIPTPDTSTAGTSSKGKEKAPAQPRGVINCILGGYAGGGHTSSARK, encoded by the coding sequence ATGGCTGACGCTCCTCCCCCCACCCCCACCGAGCTTATGAGGATGGTAACCGAGCTTCAACAAGCAAACCAATGGATGGCGGAGGAGAATCAAAGGATGCAAAATCAAATCGCGCAGCTGGTTAACGCCCGAATAGAGCACAACAATGACCATCATGCGCGACAAGAAAACGACGAGCGACGGTCGAATCCGACTCATGTCTCGGAAACACCCCAGAGAAGTGAGGGAGGAGACAACAACAATGAGGAAGGTCAACGTgatgacgaagaagaagaacgagacAACTCTGCCGGACCATTTACAGCCGATATAATGAATTTTCAACTGCCAAGGCAATTCACCCTGCCGACGACCCTGACACCGTACGATGGACTAGGAGACCCGAAGCAACACGTCAAAAAATTCCGATCTATTATGATCGTCAACGGTACATCCGACCCAATTTTATGTCGCTGTTTTCCGTCATTTTTAGATGGTCCTGCACTTGACTGGTTTTGCTCTTTGCCTGCAGATTCTATATCGCGATTCCAGGAGCTGGCGAGGCAATTCGAAGATCATTTTGCTGCATCAGCAATCTACTTGCACGATTCGGACTACTTGACAACCATTAAACAGGGGCCGCAAGAAAGCTTGAAGGATTACATCACGCGCTTCACCAAGGTCGCCATGAGAATCCCCGACCTCCACCCAGAGGTTCACCTCCATGCCATTAAAAGCGGCCTCCACCCCGGCAAGTTTCAAGAGACTATCGCCGTAACAAAGCCCAAAACTTTGGCCGAATTTCGGGAGAAGGCTAAAGGTCAGATTGATGTTGAAGAGCTCAGGCAAGCACGGAAGACAGAAAGATCGCCTATGAGCAAAGACGACGATAAACCCCGAGATAACAAGAAAACATTCAAGCCAGTTCCTCGCTATGACTCATACACCCAGTTCAACACAAAGAGGGATGATATCATCAAGGAGATACTCAACTCTAAGTTAATAAGGCCTCCTCGAAAAGCCGGCAATTATCCGGAATCAAAGGGagttgacaaatcaaaatattgcACTTTCCACCAAAAGCACGGACACACAACCGATGAATGCGTTATTGCTAAAGATCTCCTCGAACGACTGGCAAGACAAGGACATCTTGACAAATTTATTGCAGGACACATGCAGAGAAACACCATCCCAACACCTGATACATCAACAGCAGGCACATCCtcgaaaggaaaggagaaagctcCGGCACAACCTAGAGGGGTAATAAATTGCATTTTAGGAGGTTACGCTGGAGGTGGGCACACAAGCTCGGCCCGAAAATGA